A genomic region of Serratia fonticola contains the following coding sequences:
- the accA gene encoding acetyl-CoA carboxylase carboxyl transferase subunit alpha → MSLNFLDFEQPIAELEAKIDSLTAVSRQDEKLDINLDEEVQRLREKSVELTRKIFSDLGAWQIAQLARHPRRPYTLDYIKHIFTDFEELAGDRAYADDKAIVGGIARLDGRPVMVIGHQKGRETKEKIRRNFGMPAPEGYRKALRLMEMASRFKMPLITFIDTPGAYPGVGAEERGQSEAIARNLREMSRLNIPVICTVIGEGGSGGALAIGVGDKVNMLQYSTYSVISPEGCASILWKSADKAPIAAEAMGITAPRLKELKLIDSVIPEPLGSAHRDVPAMSASLKAQLLADLAELDGLSNEELLNRRYQRLMNYGYC, encoded by the coding sequence ATGAGTCTGAATTTTCTTGATTTTGAACAGCCGATTGCAGAGCTGGAAGCGAAAATTGACTCGCTGACTGCAGTCAGTCGTCAAGACGAAAAATTAGATATTAATCTGGACGAAGAGGTTCAGCGCCTACGTGAAAAGAGCGTTGAGCTGACGCGCAAGATTTTTTCCGATCTTGGGGCCTGGCAGATTGCCCAATTGGCACGCCACCCGCGTCGTCCTTATACCCTGGATTATATCAAACACATCTTTACCGACTTTGAAGAGTTGGCAGGCGATCGCGCCTATGCCGATGACAAAGCCATTGTTGGGGGGATCGCACGCCTCGATGGACGTCCTGTGATGGTTATTGGCCATCAGAAAGGGCGCGAAACCAAAGAGAAAATCCGCCGCAACTTCGGTATGCCAGCACCAGAAGGCTATCGCAAAGCGCTGCGCCTGATGGAAATGGCCTCCCGCTTCAAAATGCCGTTGATCACCTTCATCGACACCCCAGGTGCTTATCCTGGCGTGGGCGCGGAAGAGCGTGGCCAGTCTGAGGCGATTGCCCGTAACCTGCGTGAAATGTCTCGCCTGAATATCCCGGTGATCTGTACCGTGATCGGCGAAGGCGGTTCCGGTGGTGCATTGGCGATCGGCGTGGGTGATAAAGTGAACATGCTGCAATACAGCACCTATTCGGTGATCTCACCGGAAGGCTGTGCTTCTATCCTGTGGAAAAGCGCAGATAAAGCCCCAATTGCCGCTGAGGCAATGGGCATTACCGCGCCGCGCCTGAAAGAGCTGAAGCTGATCGACTCCGTGATCCCTGAACCACTGGGTTCCGCGCACCGTGACGTGCCAGCCATGTCGGCTTCGCTGAAAGCACAGCTGTTGGCGGATTTGGCGGAGCTGGATGGTCTGAGCAACGAAGAGCTGCTCAATCGCCGTTATCAACGCCTGATGAATTACGGTTACTGCTGA
- a CDS encoding lysine decarboxylase LdcC has protein sequence MNIIAIMSPMGVYYKDEPIRELHTALASMGFQLVYPKNSGDLLKLIEHNARICGVIFDWDDYSLELCSEINDLNEYLPLYAFINTHSTFDVSLHEMRMVLYFFEYGLNAADDIAQRIRQYTDEYMDTITPPLTKALFTYVKEGKYTFCTPGHMAGTAFQKSPVGCLFYDFFGANTLKADVSISVTELGSLLDHTGPHLEAEEYIARTFNAEQSYLVTNGTSTANKIVGMYSAPAGSTVLIDRNCHKSLCHLLMMCDIVPIYLRPLRNAYGILGGIPQREFTHESIAKRVAETTNASWPVHAVITNSTYDGLLYNTDYIKQTLDVASIHFDSAWVPYTNFHPIYDGKSGMSGDRIPGKVIYETQSTHKLLAAFSQASMIHIKGDYDEGTFNEAYMMHTTTSPHYGIVASMETAAAMLRGNPGRRMINRSVERALHFRREVQRLRAESDSWFFDIWQPEEIDEAQCWPLDPDDNWHGFGHTDSDHMYLDPIKVTILTPGMNESGALESTGIPAALVAKYLDERGIVVEKTGPYNLLFLFSIGIDKTKAMSLLRGLTDFKRAYDLNLRVKNMLPDLYAEDPDFYRNMRIQDLAAGIHQLICQHDLPRLMLRAFDVLPEMKLTPHEMFQQQVRGNVETCEIDQLIGKVAANMILPYPPGVPLVMPGEMITEESRAVLDFLLMLCSIGERYPGFETDIHGAKLTEDGRYLVKVLKTD, from the coding sequence ATGAATATCATTGCGATCATGAGCCCGATGGGCGTTTATTACAAAGATGAGCCTATTCGTGAGCTTCACACTGCACTGGCTTCAATGGGATTCCAATTGGTGTATCCGAAGAACAGCGGCGATCTGCTGAAGCTGATTGAGCACAATGCACGGATCTGTGGGGTGATCTTCGATTGGGATGACTACAGCCTTGAGTTATGCAGCGAAATCAACGATCTCAATGAATACCTGCCGCTGTATGCATTTATCAACACCCACTCTACGTTTGATGTCAGCCTGCACGAAATGCGCATGGTGCTCTATTTCTTCGAGTATGGCTTGAATGCTGCCGATGATATCGCCCAGCGTATCCGGCAATATACCGATGAATACATGGATACCATTACCCCACCGCTGACCAAGGCGTTGTTCACCTATGTGAAAGAAGGAAAGTACACCTTTTGTACGCCAGGGCACATGGCAGGTACGGCGTTTCAGAAAAGCCCGGTGGGTTGCCTGTTTTATGATTTCTTTGGTGCTAATACGCTAAAGGCGGATGTTTCCATTTCGGTGACGGAGTTAGGATCATTACTTGATCATACCGGGCCGCATCTGGAGGCAGAAGAATACATCGCTCGCACCTTCAATGCGGAACAGAGCTACCTGGTGACTAACGGCACCTCCACTGCAAACAAGATTGTCGGCATGTATTCGGCACCTGCCGGGAGTACGGTGCTAATAGACCGTAACTGCCATAAATCGCTGTGTCACCTGCTGATGATGTGTGACATCGTGCCGATCTACCTGCGCCCGTTGCGCAATGCTTATGGCATTTTAGGGGGGATCCCCCAGCGTGAGTTTACCCATGAAAGCATTGCCAAACGGGTAGCGGAAACCACCAATGCCAGTTGGCCGGTGCATGCAGTGATCACTAACTCGACCTACGATGGCCTGTTGTATAACACCGATTACATCAAGCAGACGCTGGATGTCGCATCGATCCACTTCGATTCGGCCTGGGTGCCCTATACCAATTTCCACCCTATTTATGACGGCAAGAGCGGTATGAGCGGCGATCGCATTCCGGGGAAAGTGATTTATGAAACCCAATCGACGCACAAGCTGCTGGCAGCGTTCTCTCAGGCTTCTATGATCCACATTAAAGGTGACTACGATGAGGGCACCTTTAATGAAGCTTATATGATGCATACCACCACTTCACCGCACTACGGCATTGTTGCCTCAATGGAAACCGCGGCGGCGATGTTACGTGGTAATCCAGGGCGGCGCATGATTAACCGTTCCGTGGAACGTGCGTTGCATTTTCGTCGTGAAGTGCAGCGCCTGCGTGCTGAGAGTGACAGTTGGTTCTTCGATATCTGGCAGCCAGAAGAGATTGATGAGGCGCAATGCTGGCCGCTGGACCCTGATGATAACTGGCATGGCTTTGGCCATACCGACAGCGATCATATGTATCTGGACCCGATCAAGGTGACCATACTGACACCGGGGATGAATGAATCAGGGGCGTTGGAGAGTACAGGGATCCCTGCGGCGTTGGTGGCGAAATATCTGGATGAGCGCGGTATCGTGGTGGAAAAAACCGGCCCGTACAATCTGTTGTTCCTGTTCAGTATTGGCATTGATAAAACCAAGGCCATGAGCCTGCTGCGTGGGTTGACGGACTTTAAACGTGCTTATGACCTCAACCTGCGAGTGAAGAACATGCTGCCCGATCTGTACGCTGAAGATCCGGATTTTTACCGCAATATGCGTATTCAGGACCTTGCCGCCGGGATCCACCAACTCATCTGTCAGCATGATTTACCGCGCCTGATGTTACGCGCCTTCGATGTTCTGCCCGAAATGAAGCTGACCCCTCATGAGATGTTCCAGCAGCAGGTCCGTGGCAATGTGGAAACTTGCGAGATCGATCAGTTGATTGGCAAAGTCGCTGCCAATATGATCCTGCCTTACCCTCCTGGGGTGCCGTTAGTTATGCCGGGAGAGATGATCACCGAAGAGAGCAGAGCCGTACTCGACTTCCTGCTGATGCTGTGCTCGATCGGCGAACGTTACCCAGGATTTGAAACCGATATCCACGGCGCTAAACTGACCGAGGATGGGCGTTATCTGGTGAAGGTGCTGAAAACCGATTAG
- a CDS encoding VOC family protein, which translates to MLALRQVHHIAVITSDYVASKHFYCDILGFTLLAEYYREERDSWKADLALNGQYTIELFSFPSPPARVSHPEACGLRHLAFSVEDIDNAIAHLQAAGVACEPVRIDPYTQSRFTFFCDPDGLPLELYEL; encoded by the coding sequence ATGTTGGCATTACGACAGGTTCACCATATAGCGGTGATTACGTCTGATTATGTCGCCAGTAAGCACTTTTACTGCGATATTCTGGGGTTCACCCTATTAGCTGAATACTATCGCGAAGAACGTGACTCCTGGAAAGCCGATCTGGCATTGAATGGCCAGTACACCATCGAGCTGTTTTCCTTCCCCTCGCCACCCGCAAGGGTCAGTCATCCGGAAGCCTGCGGCTTGCGTCATCTGGCCTTCAGCGTAGAAGACATTGACAACGCGATTGCGCATTTGCAGGCGGCAGGGGTCGCCTGTGAACCCGTCCGGATCGATCCTTATACCCAATCCCGTTTTACCTTTTTCTGTGACCCTGATGGATTGCCGCTAGAATTATATGAGTTATGA